The following nucleotide sequence is from Pseudomonas sessilinigenes.
GAGGTGCTCACCGCGTTGCGCGCCACTTCTTCCACGGCGGCGGTCATTTCGTTGACTGCGGTGGCCGCCTGTTCCACTTCATTGCTTTGCTGATGCAGGGTCTGGCTGGAGTGCTCGGTGACCGCGTGCAGTTCCTCGGCGGCCGAGGCCAGCTGGTTCGAGGAGTCAGCGATGCGCTGCAGGGTGTTGCGCAGGCTGGCTTGCATGGTCTGCAAGGCTTGCAGCAGGCGCGCCGGTTCGTCCTTGCCGCTGATACTGAAGCTTTGGCCCAGATCACCCCTGGCGATGGTCTCGGCTACGCCCAGGGCCTGGCCCAGAGGGCGCACGATACTGCGGGTCAGCAGCAGGGCCAGGGCGATGGTCAGGGCCACGACCACCAGCAGGATCACCAGCACCATGGCGATGGCACTGTGGAACACCTGGTTGCTTTTCTCGGCGGCGGCGACCCCGCCCCGGGTGTTGATGTCGATGATGCTCAACAGCTCCTTGAGCATGGCGTCGGCGTTGACCAGGAACGATCCGCCGTCGACGATGCTCACCGCGGCCTCCTTGTGGCCCTGGCGGACCTGTTCCAGCACCTGGTGCTGGTCCTTCACATAAGCCGCCCTGGCGTTGAGATAACGCTCGTAGGCGGCCCGTTCCTCAGGTTCGCTGATCAACTGTTCGTAGGTGGCCTGCTGGCGGTCCAGTTGCTGTTCGAGCTGTTCGACCCGAGCCAGCAGGGCCTGGACGGCGCTGGCGTCACGGACCACCAGCATGCGCAGGGTGATGGTGCGGATCTGGGTGCTGGTCAGGGCCACGGCATTGGCGGCGACGATGGAGGGTTGCCAGTTCTGGTCGACCTCAAGGGATTGCTGGTTCATGCGCTGCATTTCCAGCAACGAGAAGCCCCCCAGGCCCAGGGCCAGCAAGGCGATCAGGGCGAAGCTCAGCCCTGCGCGGCGGGATATGTTCATCGTTCTCAAGAGCATGACGGTGTTCCTTGTGGCAGCAAAAAGCACAACCGGCGAGGTGAATCGCGGTTGCGTCGGTGCGGCGCGTCATGGAGCGGGCTTCATGGCGCCGTCGGCGTTTTTGCACACAAGGCGGGCGGGAGGCGCATCTGGCGGCGCCTTTGGCCTGCGTCATCCAGTGTAGGCGGGGGCACGTTCCCTGACCGGAAAACCGCTGGATGATATCATAATGACATGCTTGCGGCGCCAGCTGAAGGGATTCAGCCTGAGTGTTTGCGCAGGAAAGCGGCGACAGCACCCGCGCTTTCGGCGGGGTTCACCTGCATGAAGCAATGTTGGCCATCCACTACCAAGGTGCTCAGGCGTGGGTTGATGGCTGCCCAGCGCTTGATCGATCGCGCAACGTAGGGATAGCTGTCGCGGCCGTGAATCACCAGGCTCGGTGTGCGGATCTGGCCCAGGGAATGCCACAACCGCCTGGGGACGGAGCCGAATATCTCTACTTCGCGCTCGGGGGCGCACTTGAGTGCCACGCCTTGGCCATCGTCTTTCAAACCGTATTCGATGTAGGCGGCCAGGGCATCGTCGCACCAGCCCTTGAAGATTCCCCGGTGGGCCAGCGCGGCCTTGGCCGCCGCGCGGTCCGGCCAGTGTCGACGGCGAGTGGCCGCCTTGCGTGCCAGGCTATGGCGGCGGCTCAGGCCCAGCACCGAGAGCACGTTGAGCGAGCCGATCATCGACGGCGTGAAAAGCACCGGGTCGAGCAGCACCGCTCCAGCGAACAGCTGCGGTCGCTCGGCCAGGATCAGGCAGGTCAATACGGCGCCAAAGCTGTGGCCCAGGGCATAGCGTGGTACTGCGCCGTAGGTCCCCAGCCCGGCCTCGAAGGCTTCGGCGGCCAGTTGCGCGGTCCGGTTCCAGCCGAGGAAAGGGCCGCCATGGTCACTGTCGCCGTGGCCCTGGACGTCGCTGAGCCACAGGTCGAAA
It contains:
- a CDS encoding alpha/beta fold hydrolase, which produces MQLIPWSHPCREGFTLRGLRSEPSGKPLLHFLHGNGFCAMAYRPMLALLAESFDLWLSDVQGHGDSDHGGPFLGWNRTAQLAAEAFEAGLGTYGAVPRYALGHSFGAVLTCLILAERPQLFAGAVLLDPVLFTPSMIGSLNVLSVLGLSRRHSLARKAATRRRHWPDRAAAKAALAHRGIFKGWCDDALAAYIEYGLKDDGQGVALKCAPEREVEIFGSVPRRLWHSLGQIRTPSLVIHGRDSYPYVARSIKRWAAINPRLSTLVVDGQHCFMQVNPAESAGAVAAFLRKHSG